Genomic window ([Empedobacter] haloabium):
TTCTTCTTCAAGCGCACCCTGCGCGAGGCCGCGCTGAAGCACGAGATGTACGCCACCTTCATGGCCAAGCCGATGGCGGGCGAGCCGGGTTCGGCGATGCACATCCACCAGAGCGTGGTGGATGCCGAAACGGGCTGGAACATCTTCAGCAACCAGGACGGCTCGCCGTCGCCGCTGTTCAAGCAGTACATCGGCGGCCTGCAGCGCTACATGCCGGCGGCGCTGGCGATCGTCGCGCCCTATGTGAATTCGTATCGTCGTCTGGTGCGCCACACAGCCGCGCCGATCAACATCCAGTGGGGCATGGACAACCGCACTGTCGGCTTCCGCGTGCCCGAATCGGGCGTGCAGGACCGCCGCGTGGAAAACCGCATCATCGGCTCGGACGCCAATCCCTACCTGGCGCTGGCCGTCACGCTGGCCTGCGGCTACCTGGGCATGACGGAGCAGCTGGAACCGACCCCGATCACGACCGGCAGCGCCTACGAGATGGAGTACGAACTGCCGCAAGGCCTGCCGGAGGCGCTGCAGCGCCTGCGCGCCGAGGACAAGCTGCGCGAAGTGCTGGGCGAGCGCTTCATCGACGTCTACGCGGCCATCAAGGACCTGGAACACCAGGAGTTCATGACCGTCATCAGCCCGTGGGAGCGCGAGCACCTGCTGCTGCACGTGTGATGGATTGAAGAGCTTTCCCGGCCGGCATGCTTGGGAGTACACTGGTGCCGTAAAGGCCGGCGATCCGCGCGCCGGCTCATAACTGGAGCGCATCATGACAACGACTCCCATCGTGCCGGTGCTGCCGGACACGCAGGCGCTGCAGCGCCTCGACGCCGCCCATTTCCTCCATCCGTTCACGGACCACAAGGCGCTGGCGGAAAAGGGCGTGCGCGTGATGGTGCGGGGCGACGGCATCTATTTGTGGGATTCCGAAGGCCGGAAGGTGCTCGACGCGATGTCGGGCCTGTGGTGCGTCAACGTCGGCTACGGCCGCACCAGCATCACGCAGGCGGTGGCGCGCCAGATGGACACGCTGCCGTTCTATAACAGCTTCTTCAACACGACGACGATCCCCGCCGTGCAACTGGCCGCCAAGCTGGCGCGCATCGCGCCGGAAGGCTTCGGCCACGTGTTCTTCACCGGCTCCGGCTCGGAAGCGAACGACACCAACGTGCGCATGGTACGGCGCTACTGGGATTTGCAGGGGCAGCCGGAACGCACCGTCATCATCAGCCGCCACAACGCGTACCACGGCAGCACGATGGCCGGCGCCTCGCTGGGCGGCATGACCGGCATGCACGTGCAGGGCGGGCTGCCGATTCCGGGCATCGTCCACATCAACCAGCCCAGCTATGCCGACCATGGCATGGGCATGACGGCGGAGGAATTCGGCGTGCATGCCGCTTCCTGGCTGGAAGAGCGCATCAAGGAGCTGGGGCCGGACAAGGTCGCGGCGTTCATCGGCGAACCGATCCAGGGCGCCGGCGGCGTCATCATCCCGCCCGTCACCTACTGGCCCGAGATCCGCCGCATCTGCGACAAGTACGACATCCTGCTGATCGCCGACGAAGTCATCACCGGCTTCGGCCGCCTGGGCAAATGGTTCGCCTCCGAGCAGTTCGGCATCGGACCCGACCTGATCACGTTCGCCAAGGGCGTCACGTCCGGCTACGTGCCCCTGGGCGGCGTGCTGGTCAGCGACAAGGTGGCGCAGGTGCTGGTCGCCGGCGGCGATTTCAATCACGGCTTCACGTATTCCGGCCACCCGGTGGCCTGCGCGGCCGCACTGGAGAACATCCGCATCATCGAGGAAGAAAAGCTGCTGGAACAGGTGGCGCACGACACGGCGCCCTACCTGAAGGCGCGCTTCGCCAGCCTGGCCGCGCACCCGCTGGTCGGCACGGCCGAGAGCTGCGGCTTCGTCGCCGGCCTGAACCTGGTGCGGCGCAAGGCCGGCAACGTGCACTACCAGGTGAAGTTCGATCCCAGCCTGGGCGTGGGCATGATCTGCCGCGGCCACATGTTCGACAACGGCGTGATCATGCGCGCCGTGGGCGACCGCATGATCATCGCGCCGCCGCTCGTGATGACGCGCGCGCAGGTCGACGAGATGATTGGCCTGATCCGCTTGTGCCTGGACCGCACGCTGGAAGACCTGGAGCGGCGCGGGTGGATGGGGTAGTTACGGGAAGATGACCCATGGGGCAGGCACCGATGACCCATGGTGCCTGTCACCGGTGCTTCAAGCGTTGGCCTGCAGGTGCGCCGCCGCGTCATGCCGGTTTTTGAGCACCT
Coding sequences:
- a CDS encoding aspartate aminotransferase family protein → MTTTPIVPVLPDTQALQRLDAAHFLHPFTDHKALAEKGVRVMVRGDGIYLWDSEGRKVLDAMSGLWCVNVGYGRTSITQAVARQMDTLPFYNSFFNTTTIPAVQLAAKLARIAPEGFGHVFFTGSGSEANDTNVRMVRRYWDLQGQPERTVIISRHNAYHGSTMAGASLGGMTGMHVQGGLPIPGIVHINQPSYADHGMGMTAEEFGVHAASWLEERIKELGPDKVAAFIGEPIQGAGGVIIPPVTYWPEIRRICDKYDILLIADEVITGFGRLGKWFASEQFGIGPDLITFAKGVTSGYVPLGGVLVSDKVAQVLVAGGDFNHGFTYSGHPVACAAALENIRIIEEEKLLEQVAHDTAPYLKARFASLAAHPLVGTAESCGFVAGLNLVRRKAGNVHYQVKFDPSLGVGMICRGHMFDNGVIMRAVGDRMIIAPPLVMTRAQVDEMIGLIRLCLDRTLEDLERRGWMG